A single region of the Podospora pseudopauciseta strain CBS 411.78 chromosome 1, whole genome shotgun sequence genome encodes:
- the ADE1 gene encoding Bifunctional purine biosynthetic protein ade1 (COG:F; BUSCO:EOG09260LS9; EggNog:ENOG503NVQW), whose protein sequence is MSIPVVTNIELSSLAKLASGKVRDLYNVDDKTLLFVTTDRISAYDVIMANGVPLKGAVLTNISAHWFKVLQERIPDLKTHFITLDPPANLGDADKELVRGRSMQVRKLKVFPVEAIVRGYITGSAWNEYKKSGTVHGLAVPAGLQQCSPFLEPIYTPSTKAELGQHDENITPEQAAKIVGEKYAARIEALALKVYKAGAAYAAERGIIIADTKFEFGLDEETDEIVLIDEVLTPDSSRFWPADEYEVGRDQDSFDKQFLRNWLTKEGLKGKDGVEMPADIAQSTSERYLDAFKRLTGKTLQEALQG, encoded by the coding sequence ATGTCGATCCCAGTGGTGACAAACATTGAGCTCAGCTCCCTGGCCAAGCTTGCCAGCGGCAAGGTGCGGGATCTTTACAATGTCGACGATAAGACGCTGTTGTTCGTAACAACGGACCGCATCTCAGCCTACGACGTCATCATGGCCAACGGGGTGCCCCTCAAGGGCGCTGTTCTCACCAACATCTCGGCCCACTGGTTCAAGGTACTCCAGGAGCGGATCCCGGATCTCAAGACTCACTTCATCACCCTGGACCCTCCTGCCAACCTCGGCGATGCCGACAAGGAGCTGGTGCGCGGCCGCAGCATGCAGGTTCGCAAGCTCAAGGTATTCCCTGTCGAGGCTATTGTGCGTGGCTACATCACGGGAAGCGCGTGGAACGAGTACAAGAAGTCGGGCACGGTACACGGACTGGCCGTGCCTGCCGGCCTCCAGCAATGCTCCCCCTTCCTGGAGCCCATCTACACCCCAAGCACCAAGGCCGAGCTGGGCCAGCATGACGAGAACATCACCCCCGAGCAGGCGGCCAAGATCGTTGGAGAGAAGTACGCTGCACGCATCGAGGCTCTGGCGTTGAAGGTCTACAAGGCCGGTGCGGCCTATGCGGCTGAGCGGGGGATCATCATTGCCGACACCAAGTTTGAGTTTGGTCTGGACGAGGAGACAGATGAGATTGTCCTCATTGACGAGGTTCTCACCCCCGACAGCTCGCGCTTCTGGCCTGCGGATGAATATGAGGTTGGCCGGGACCAGGACAGCTTCGACAAGCAGTTTTTGAGAAATTGGTTGACCAAGGAGGGGCTCAAGGGCAaggatggtgttgagatgCCTGCTGATATTGCTCAGTCCACCAGCGAGAGGTATTTGGATGCTTTCAAACGTCTGACTGGCAAGACATTGCAAGAGGCTCTTCAGGGGTAA
- a CDS encoding hypothetical protein (EggNog:ENOG503P7CE; COG:S) has protein sequence MGSRGQQIFRTTMFKVPDPANQKKLVEMYNKLAEEQKKDGKPYILYACAGTANPDQRSKGYTVVANMKFASLDDMNYYDNECPTHAALKKAGAGLGVEEPPLVVYFEGTPALMVN, from the exons atgggTTCAAGAGGCCAGCAGATCTTCCGGACGACCATGTTCAAGGTCCCCGATCCGGCGAACCAGAAGAAGTTGGTGGAGATGTACAACAAGCTTGCtgaggagcagaagaag GACGGCAAGCCGTACATCCTCTACGCCTGCGCCGGCACCGCGAATCCGGATCAGAGATCGAAGGGGTATACCGTTGTGGCAAACATGAAGTTTGCCAGTTTGGATGATATGAATTATTATGACAACGAGTGCCCCACGCATGcggcgttgaagaaggccggggctgggttgggggtggaggagccgCCTTTGGTGGTGTACTTTGAGGGGACGCCGGCGTTGATGGTGAACTAG
- a CDS encoding hypothetical protein (EggNog:ENOG503P4N8), protein MAPFSLPADAAFPAGKAAILPAPLPTPSHGAGGSFSIACSTRINAPPSKCLDIVRSPADYPSWNPFCRLVEIDSQPPSTTSSPDQFHLGTVFTFDVHFNTSPDSKPSTKSQERVSILEDIVDPTSKKVIGHRIGWIQIGPQPDWMLKCERIQEFIEVEGPDGKVTTEYRNWETFYGLLAVVVKLAAGEGVRKGFEGWMGGLKRKAEGGN, encoded by the exons ATGGCTCCGTTTTCCCTCCCCGCCGACGCGGCCTTCCCCGCCGGCAAAgccgccatcctccccgcaCCTCTCCCAACCCCGTCTCACGGCGCCGGCGGCAGCTTCTCAATCGCGTGCTCAACCCGCATCAACGCGCCCCCGTCAAAATGTCTTGATATCGTCCGCAGCCCGGCAGACT ACCCCTCCTGGAACCCCTTCTGCCGCCTCGTCGAAATCGActctcaacccccttccaccacctcctccccagaccAATTCCACCTCGGCACAGTCTTCACCTTCGATGTGCACTTCAACACCTCACCCGACTCCAAGCCATCCACCAAGTCTCAGGAGCGCGTCTCAATTTTGGAGGACATCGTCGACCCCACCAGCAAGAAGGTAATCGGGCACAGGATCGGCTGGATCCAGATCGGTCCGCAGCCCGACTGGATGCTCAAGTGTGAGAGAATCCAGGAGTTTATCGAAGTTGAGGGGCCAGATGGGAAAGTGACGACAGAGTACAGAAACTGGGAGACGTTTTACGGGCTTTTGGCGGTTGTGGTCAAGTTGGCTGCGGGAGAGGGGGTCAGGAAGGGGTTTgaggggtggatgggggggttgaagaggaaggcggaaGGGGGGAACTGA
- a CDS encoding hypothetical protein (EggNog:ENOG503NWHF; COG:S) — protein sequence MAKLKLSSIFSPSSSNNAASTTEGEPKDLKKSNRRSFSALSASLLGTKDTETNGTSAATSSKSATPSVAPGPAAPATTSEMVALAQKITRETEKLEAYMKEHDLPMPSFDASAPADFPKLPDEFAQSRKAIISATKELGLLAHGPRESVRWGIWEFLDTLALAAINHYGIGKLVPLDAPISLADLQAKTTLDPINLARLIRLAITNKIFYEPTPGFIAHTAASRVLAEDSDLQAWVGFNGEDILPASAHVLQALQTHPEATSLTRTGFQFAFNTVDKEPMFVTFGKDPDRAKRMGKAMVSLTGGEGYEPFWFVDVERGGYDFGEIDARGGTLVDVGGSHGFMCVALAERWKKMKFVVQDLQKTIDSAPKPISSDAQVAERITLLPHDFFTEQVTKEADVYFFRWILHNYSTPYALQILRNLVPALKPGARIIINDHCLFEGSGQEDPWDEKVMRRMDVVMLSLLNAQERTESEFRELFAKAGEGNQKGEFVFKGVKRPEGCRMSIIEAVWQLREETPIVAAVEEVKEGEETPAAVEEPKTEEKAE from the exons ATGGCCAAACTCAAGCTCAGTTCCATCTTCAGCCCCAGCAGCTCCAACAATGCTGCCTCGACAACAGAGGGAGAGCCCAAAGACCTCAAAAAGTCCAACCGCCGCTCTTTTTCGGCCCTCTCTGCTTCCCTCCTCGGTACCAAGGACACGGAGACGAACGGTACTAGCGCTGCTACCTCGTCCAAGTCTGCTACCCCATCCGTGGCCCCGGGTCCGGCGGCGCCGGCCACAACGTCAGAGATGGTCGCCCTGGCCCAAAAGATCACCAGGGAGACGGAGAAGCTCGAGGCCTACATGAAGGAGCATGACCTCCCCATGCCGAGCTTTGACGCCAGTGCCCCGGCAGATTTCCCCAAGCTGCCAGATGAATTTGCCCAGAGCAGGAAGGCGATTATCTCGGCGACGAAGGAGCTGGGGCTGTTGGCTCATGGGCCGAGGGAGAGTGTGAGAtgggggatttgggag TTCCTTGACACGCTCGCCCTtgccgccatcaaccactATGGCATCGGCAAGCTCGTTCCCCTCGACGCacccatctccctcgccgaCCTCCAGGCCAAAACCACGCTCgaccccatcaacctcgcccGTTTGATCCGTctcgccatcaccaacaagatCTTTTACGAGCCCACCCCCGGCTTCATCGCCCACACGGCCGCCTCCAGGGTCCTGGCAGAGGACTCTGACCTCCAGGCCTGGGTTGGCTTCAACGGGGAGgacatcctccccgcctccgccCACGTCCTCCAAGCCCTGCAAACCCACCCCGAggccacctccctcacccggACCGGGTTCCAGTTTGCCTTCAACACCGTCGACAAAGAACCCATGTTTGTCACCTTTGGCAAGGACCCCGACAGAGCCAAGCGCATGGGGAAAGCGATGGTGTCGCTGACGGGCGGGGAGGGCTACGAGCCGTTTTGGTTCGTCGACGTGGAAAGGGGCGGGTATGACTTCGGTGAGATCGACGCGAGGGGGGGAACGTTGGTCGACGTGGGCGGCAGCCACGGCTTCATGTGCGTCGCCCTGGCGGAGAGGTGGAAGAAAATGAAGTTTGTCGTGCAGGACCTGCAAAAGACGATCGACAGCGCGCCGAAGCCGATCTCGTCCGACGCTCAGGTCGCCGAGCGGATCACGCTGCTGCCTCACGATTTCTTTACCGAGCAGGTGACCAAGGAGGCGGACGTCTACTTCTTCCGCTGGATCCTCCACAATTACTCGACCCCCTACGCGCTCCAGATCCTCCGCAACCTCGTCCCCGCCCTCAAGCCGGGCGCCCGCATCATTATTAATGATCACTGCCTGTTTGAGGGGTCGGGGCAGGAAGACCCCTGGGACGAAAAGGTCATGCGCCGCATGGATGTCGTGATGCTCAGTCTGCTCAACGCGCAGGAGCGTACCGAGTCCGAGTTCAGAGAGTTGTTCGCCAAGGCCGGGGAGGGGAATCAAAAGGGGGAGTTTGTTTTCAAG GGCGTCAAAAGACCAGAGGGCTGCAGAATGAGTATCATCGAGGCGGTCTGGCAGCTCAGGGAGGAGACTCCTATTGTTGcggctgtcgaggaggtcaaggaaggggaggagacccctgctgctgttgaagagCCCAAGActgaggagaaggctgagTGA
- a CDS encoding hypothetical protein (COG:T; EggNog:ENOG503NYB0) — protein sequence MRSSFLETSIIDLLEADPRPSFIVALIPHPPTVVYTNPAFGEHPGLLELVTAAKEDNAPLWEWISGGSTATTAGPSLSYSDTYWTRAVVNEEMVVVGANEQAKPPSRPVPPTIRVESMTPGPGPDKSIAEPTPRRTRPPVEFAETDTIIEIASERPPSAPVSPARPVHALDNRTKSTSAVVQTTTKDRLALRAETVQSLSLERSASDPGWILPDIDPDVIDSVNWAATPLGPQKSWSSRLEQTFNQILVDSRPIALYWGPEYTMIYNEAYSKLCGSRHPEMLGMSVDDAWHEAGKMLKDTMRSFSLKQKGVVEDEWRFFIEREAEVEGGPNWQEETYLKWSLIPVVENNEYLGFMHAVAETTSMRLWERRMKMLIDLGEVLITARDVKSYWEKTIEQLKAVDPQYDIPLAILYSVDEDPEASSVPPSPSLGPSKLCRLEGALGVPEEHPIAPHTISLRMSDDGLAAAFREALKAPHPLLLQTHDESLPTHLLEGLQWRGFNDDPCRAAVICPVRPTKKENVMGLLFLGLNPRRPYDNDYRQYISLLNQKLATSLASIVLLEEEARRGRNAAEQAAYDQAMLKEKLAVQTKEANESIQMFEAVAEFVPVGMCFGDPEGNITFANDAWYKITGYPGTGPVKSSGFLACIVEEDRQMLVSQYDRLKSVNNVEFEFRVKQQANLEAPLTRTSPSFEKAGLDLSSVEDLKERHVLAAARAERAVDGSILRVLTCLTDVTAHKRAAEEAVRRAQQAENLKRMAEFATVGLYDMDLEGKLLGANNVFFEMCGLEKVDPSEVELRPWKDCVCEEDHLQITEKIETMVRQDKVQNVEVRLKTAWTADDGAGHKVIVPNRWVQATLMPVRTTEGQIQSFTGCLSDVSLQKWQLDMEKKRKEEAIESKRQQENFIDMTSHEMRNPLSAIVHCADAIIATLARVQELVSNPPCGSAACAALPRPESRDGLSLNTDISEDCSTDVIGLIESSIDSAETIVGCAQHQKRIVDDILTMSKLDSKLLAITPITVNPILMVQEALKMFEIEARRVDINLSMVVDQSYRDLGIKYLDFDPSRLKQVLINLLTNALKFTKTGPTRNVSVAISASLTRPTEAASSSKVQFIPRSEEDYFGHDPSNPAPRTRGKPVFVMFEVKDTGQGLTDEEKKSLFKRFVQASSRTHVKYGGSGLGLFISRRLTELQNGAIGVASQPGVGSTFVFYIEASIPSEEARQEAEAAALAASKMSALKLSGKVNGIGNSASRRAANGGSPSESTVITPGGSVSRPGPMTPSTGSEVSTPPLFPSGLSTTFIPSTNSLSTPPPTISGILVVEDNLINQLITRRGLVNMGFNVDVANHGVECLDKLRKTDRFVFSGSDEGESSSREKKFSLSVILMDIEMPVQDGLTCTRHIRELERKGMIKGGRIPIIAVSANARMEQILEAKEAGCDDVLVKPYRMPELLEKMRVVVAQVNGNGVEKKENGEEVT from the exons ATGCGCTCCTCTTTCTTGGAGACGAGCATTATCGATCTGCTAGAGGCCGACCCGAGACCTTCGTTCATTGTCGCCCTCATCCCTCACCCGCCCACTGTCGTCTACACAAACCCGGCCTTTGGGGAACACCCGGGCCTCCTCGAGCTTGTAACAGCCGCAAAGGAAGACAATGCCCCTCTATGGGAATGGATCTCGGGCGGCTCGACGGCAACGACCGCCGGACCGTCACTTTCTTACTCCGACACGTACTGGACGAGAGCAGTAGTAAATGAAGAGATGGTGGTAGTGGGCGCAAACGAGCAGGCGAAACCACCCTCCAGGCCCGTACCGCCCACAATACGAGTCGAGTCGATGACCCCTGGCCCTGGGCCAGACAAAAGCATTGCGGAACCGACGCCTCGGCGCACGAGGCCGCCTGTTGAATTTGCGGAGACGGATACTATTATTGAGATAGCATCGGAAAGACCCCCCTCCGCACCGGTCTCACCGGCTCGACCGGTACATGCGCTGGATAACCGGACTAAATCTACATCTGCCGTGGTTCAGACTACTACAAAAGACCGGCTGGCTTTGCGCGCTGAAACCGTTCAGTCTTTGTCTCTGGAACGGTCCGCCTCAGACCCAGGATGGATTCTGCCCGATATCGACCCAG ATGTAATCGACAGTGTGAACTGGGCCGCAACCCCACTTGGGCCTCAGAAGAGCTGGTCTTCGAGACTGGAGCAGACCTTCAACCAAATCCTCGTCGACAGTCGGCCAATAGCACTGTATTGGGGTCCGGAGTACACTATGATTTATAACGAAGCCTATAGCAAACTGTGCGGTTCCCGGCACCCGGAAATGCTGGGAATGTCTGTGGATGACGCTTGGCACGAGGCAGGAAAGATGCTCAAGGATACGATGCGGAGCTTTAGCCTTAAGCAAAAGGGCGTTGTGGAAGACGAGTGGAGGTTCTTTATTGAGCgcgaggccgaggtggagggcgGTCCGAACTGGCAAGAGGAGACGTATCTCAAGTGGTCGCTTATCCCCGTTGTTGAAAACAATGAGTATTTGGGATTCATGCATGCCGTGGCCGAGACGACGAGTATGAGGTTGTGGGAACGGCGGATGAAGATGCTGATTGATTTGGGCGAGGTTTTGATCACAGCGAGGGACGTCAAGAGTTATTGGGAGAAGACGATCGAGCAGCTCAAGGCGGTTGACCCTCAGTACGACATTCCGCTGGCGATTCTCTACAGTGTTGACGAAGACCCCGAAGCTTCTTCtgtccccccttctcctaGCCTGGGACCTTCCAAACTTTGCCGGTTGGAAGGGGCATTGGGTGTGCCCGAGGAGCATCCTATTGCTCCGCACACGATCAGCTTGCGCATGAGTGATGACGGACTTGCGGCAGCCTTCAGAGAAGCGCTCAAGGCACCCCACCCGCTCTTGTTACAGACGCATGATGAGAGTCTGCCAACACATCTGCTGGAGGGTCTGCAGTGGAGGGGATTCAACGACGACCCCTGCCGAGCGGCCGTCATCTGTCCGGTCCGACCTACCAAGAAGGAGAATGTCATGGGCCTTCTCTTTCTGGGGCTGAATCCCCGGCGCCCGTACGACAACGATTACAGGCAGTACATTTCGTTACTGAACCAGAAGCTCGCGACATCTCTGGCATCGattgtgttgttggaggaggaagcgaGACGGGGCCGCAACGCTGCTGAGCAAGCTGCGTATGATCAGGCTATGCTCAAGGAGAAACTTGCGGTTCAGACCAAGGAAGCAAACGAGTCGATTCAAATGTTTGAAGCCGTGGCTGAGTTCGTGCCGGTGGGCATGTGCTTTGGAGATCCGGAGGGAAACATCACTTTTGCCAATGATGCCTGGTATAAGATTACAGGGTATCCTGGGACGGGTCCGGTGAAGAGCTCTGGGTTCTTGGCGTGcattgtggaggaggacagACAGATGCTTGTGTCGCAGTATGACAGGCTCAAGTCGGTGAACAACGTCGAGTTTGAGTTTAGGGTGAAGCAGCAGGCCAATTTGGAGGCGCCGCTGACGAGGACGTCGCCGAGTTTTGAGAAGGCGGGGCTGGATCTGTCGTCGGTGGAGGATTTGAAGGAGAGGCATGTTCTTGCTGCcgcgagggcggagagggcggtggatGGGAGCATTCTGAGGGTATTGACCTGCCTTACGGACGTTACTGCGCACAAGAgggctgctgaggaggcggtCAGACGGGCTCAGCAGGCGGAGAACTTGAAGAGGATGGCCGAGTTTGCAACGGTTGGGCTTTATGACATGGATCTGGAGGGGAAGCTACTAGGGGCCAATAATGTCTTCTTTGAGATGTGCGGGCTCGAGAAGGTTGACCCGTCTGAGGTCGAGCTTCGGCCCTGGAAGGATTGTGTGTGTGAGGAGGATCACCTGCAGATTACCGAGAAGATTGAGACGATGGTGAGGCAGGACAAGGTGCAGAATGTGGAGGTTCGCTTGAAGACGGCGTGGACGGCCGACGACGGGGCTGGCCACAAGGTCATCGTGCCGAACCGTTGGGTGCAGGCTACTTTGATGCCGGTGCGGACGACAGAGGGGCAGATCCAAAGCTTCACGGGCTGTCTGAGCGATGTTTCATTGCAGAAGTGGCAGCTTGacatggagaagaagagaaaggaggaggcgattGAGTCGAAGCGACAGCAGGAAAACTTTATCGATATGACTTCACACGAGATGCGGAATCCGCTAAGCGCGATCGTCCACTGCGCAGatgccatcatcgccacgCTTGCGAGGGTCCAGGAACTGGTCAGCAACCCACCTTGCGGCTCTGCAGCCTGTGCGGCTCTTCCGAGACCCGAGTCTCGCGATGGGCTGTCGCTGAACACAGACATTAGTGAGGACTGCAGCACAGATGTGATTGGCCTCATCGAGAGCAGCATCGATAGTGCCGAGACCATTGTCGGATGTGCCCAGCATCAGAAGAGGATTGTGGACGATATTCTTACCATGTCGAAGCTCGACTCGAAATTGCTTGCCATCACGCCCATCACGGTCAACCCGATTCTCATGGTTCAAGAAGCGCTCAAAATGTTTGAGATTGAGGCTCGCAGGGTGGATATCAATCTGAGCATGGTGGTCGACCAGTCTTACCGCGATCTCGGGATCAAGTATCTGGACTTTGATCCGTCAAGGCTGAAGCAGGTTCTCATCAATCTTCTTACCAATGCTCTCAAGTTCACTAAGACAGGACCGACGAGAAATGTGTCGGTGGCCATCAGCGCCAGTCTTACCCGACCGACGGAGGCGGCGAGCTCTAGTAAGGTTCAGTTTATCCCTCGGTCGGAGGAGGACTACTTTGGACATGACCCGTCCAATCCTGCTCCCCGCACCCGCGGGAAACCAGTGTTTGTCATGTTCGAGGTCAAGGACACGGGACAAGGTCTTACcgatgaggagaagaagagcctCTTCAAGCGCTTTGTCCAAGCCTCCAGTCGCACCCACGTCAAGTACGGCGGGTCAGGTTTGGGGCTGTTTATCAGCCGCCGGCTGACGGAGCTTCAAAACGGGGCGATAGGTGTTGCCAGCCAGCCGGGGGTGGGCAGCACGTTTGTCTTTTACATCGAGGCTTCCATCCCCAGCGAGGAAGCGAGACAAGAAgccgaggcggcggcgctggcggCAAGCAAGATGTCTGCTCTTAAGCTGAGTGGTAAGGTGAACGGCATCGGCAACTCGGCCAGTAGACGGGCGGCGAATGGGGGCTCGCCGAGTGAATCGACGGTCATCACTCCGGGGGGGAGTGTTTCGAGGCCTGGTCCGATGACCCCATCTACAGGGAGCGAGGTCAGCACCCCGCCGTTGTTTCCGTCAGGGTTGTCGACTACTTTTATTCCGTCAACCAACAGCCTGTCTACCCCTCCGCCAACGATCAGCGGGATTCTGGTCGTGGAGGATAACCTGATCAATCAGCTTATTACTCGTCGAGGGTTGGTGAACATGGGTTTCAATGTCGATGTGGCCAATCACGGGGTGGAGTGCCTGGACAAGTTGAGGAAGACGGATCGGTTTGTTTTTTCGGGcagtgatgagggggagagcagcagcagagagAAGAAGTTTTCCCTGTCGGTCATCCTGATGGACATCGAGATGCCTGTGCAGGATGGCCTGACGTGCACGAGGCATATTCGGGAGCTGGAACGGAAGGGGATGAtcaagggggggaggatacCGATCATTGCTGTGAGTGCGAATGCGCGGATGGAGCAGATTTTGGAGGCGAAGGAGGCGGGGTgtgatgatgttttggtgAAGCCGTACAGGATGCCCgagttgttggagaagatgagggttgttgttgcgcaggtgaatgggaatggggtggagaagaaggagaatggggaggaggttacatga
- a CDS encoding hypothetical protein (EggNog:ENOG503P07Z; COG:U), which translates to MTTTTTPPPTMTLSYPNPSLSSMDGEDHPRASPASISSSMTVTNTAEQLEFEEEKLSEPPSKRPVMRQVLLTLVICLGLMFSCLDTSIVSTSLYRIAGDFQNTRDISWIILSYLLTYMSFAVGFSKLSDIYGRKAIMLAAWLLFTLGSIWCGWAGSMTQLIAGRAVQGVGGSGLYSLAQVCLVEQGPARPEVVGGLVGITLSVSFVLGPVMGGGISDGWWWRGVFWVNIPVGVLAMVGILTLWPWERMAFGRREAEYQHQGAKMGGFWHKIARVDFIGNTLLALASILLVFALQEAGRYVWRWDSPVIIWSLAISVVSFVLFGVWEWYLYRGGESGKVRIEGIFPVGLVKGRVYACVLVNTLLSGFVYIALVINIPERLQVAYFDSPLWAGVHLLPMLGCCAFGSFLGGLVSKKRDLTSHTLIIGSLIQVLGLGLTVGFDSRAGNKLPLGQLLGFTAVYGLGVGLSFASATIIAAVEAGSEDLAAAQGAVAQARVFGGALGLAVGGILMNQRLKGELSGVLKGKGLEEVHKSLYGILRLGVDDRNRVVEVYVGGFGKIMWVFLGVAVVSAVVACGTWRGKGGEKTVVEVMEGHQVGRGGGGRKEREMELESASSVKRLMG; encoded by the exons atgacaacaacaacaacaccgccgccaacAATGACACTCTCTtaccccaacccatccctgTCCTCGATGGATGGCGAGGACCACCCCCGGGCATCACCCGCTTCGATATCCTCCTCGATGACAGTAACCAACACCGCCGAACAACTAGAAtttgaagaggagaagctATCAGAGCCACCTTCAAAGAGACCAGTCATGCGTCAGGTCCTCTTAACTCTCGT AATCTGCCTAGGCCTAATGTTCTCCTGCCTCGACACCTCAATCGTCTCAACCTCTCTCTACAGAATAGCAGGCGATTTCCAAAACACGCGAGACATCTCATGGATCATCCTCTCGTATCTCCTGACGTACATGTCCTTTGCCGTGGGGTTCTCCAAGCTATCCGACATTTACGGCCGCAAAGCAATTATGCTGGCGGCATGGCTGTTGTTTACTCTCGGGTCGATCTGGTGCGGTTGGGCGGGTTCAATGACGCAGTTGATTGCGGGGAGGGCGGTTCAGGGAGTGGGAGGGTCAGGGCTGTACTCGCTGGCGCAGGTTTGTCTTGTTGAGCAAGGACCGGCGAggccggaggtggtgggggggttggtggggatcACGTTGAGCGTGAGTTTTGTGCTTGGGCcggtgatgggaggggggataagtgatgggtggtggtggaggggggtttttTGGGTCAATATACCGGTTGGGGTCTTGGCCATGGTGGGAATCTTGACTCTGTGGCcgtgggagaggatggcgtttgggaggagggaggcggagtATCAACACCAGGGGGCCAAGATGGGGGGGTTCTGGCACAAGATCGCCAGGGTGGACTTTATTGGGAACACGCTGTTGGCGCTGGCGTCGATATTGCTAGTGTTTGCGCTGcaggaggcggggaggtATGTCTGGCGGTGGGATAGCCCGGTCATAATATGGTCGTTGGCTATTTCGGTGGTGAGTTTTGTGTTGTTCGGAGTGTGGGAGTGGTATTTGTATCGAGGGGGAGAAAGCGGGAAGGTGAGGATTGAGGGGATATTTCCGGTTGGGTTGGTCAAGGGGAGGGTTTATGCTTGTGTTTTGGT CAACACGTTACTATCCGGGTTCGTCTACATCGCCCTCGTGATTAACATCCCCGAGAGGCTTCAGGTTGCATATTTTGACTCTCCGCTCTGGGCGGGGGTTCATTTGCTGCCTATGCTTGGATGTTGCGCCTTTGGAAGTTttcttggggggttggtttccAAGAAAAGGGACCTCACCTCTCATACATTAATCATCGGCAGTTTAATCCAAGTTCTTGGACTGGGACTAACAGTCGGGTTTGACTCCCGCGCTGGAAACAAACTTCCCCTAGGGCAATTATTGGGGTTTACGGCTGTGTATGGACTAGGAGTTGGCCTGTCTTTTGCCAGCGCCACCATCATCGCTGCTGTGGAAGCAGGAAGCGAGGATTTGGCTGCTGCGCAGGGGGCCGTGGCGCAGGCGAGGGTGTTTGGAGGCGCGCTGGGGTTGGCGGTAGGGGGGATATTGATGAATCAACGCCTTAAGGGGGAGTTGAGCGGGGTgctgaaggggaaggggttggaggaggtgcatAAGAGTTTGTATGGGATTTTGAGGCTGGGGGTCGATGATAGGAacagggtggtggaggtttaTGTGGGCGGTTTTGGGAAGATAATGtgggtgtttttgggggtggcggtTGTATCAGCTGTTGTTGCTTGTGGGACTTggagagggaagggaggagagaagacggtggtggaggttatGGAAGGGCATCAGGTTGgcaggggaggtggtgggaggaaagagagggagatggaaTTGGAGAGTGCGAGCAGTGTCAAAAGGTTGATGGGGTGA